One Streptomyces sp. RPA4-2 genomic window carries:
- a CDS encoding DUF4232 domain-containing protein: protein MSRRTAAVCTAGLMLLLGATACGKGDSASGTRIAACRTPQLSWKMTLLPGKPHNTPTATLSAAHKGSKPCAFDGYPELSVYIGKGPSADSRPKKPTPVHLVLKPGHSIAIPVFYDAVGSPSGSCEVMADYDPRVDVRPPHPTTHDYGSRVQLTDAKGHHRRAQVCDLDMLLGAPELN from the coding sequence ATGTCACGGCGGACAGCGGCGGTCTGCACGGCCGGTCTGATGCTGCTGCTGGGTGCCACCGCGTGCGGCAAGGGCGACAGCGCCTCGGGAACCCGGATCGCAGCGTGCCGGACGCCCCAGCTGAGCTGGAAGATGACCCTTCTCCCGGGCAAGCCGCACAACACGCCGACGGCGACGCTCAGCGCCGCGCACAAGGGATCGAAGCCCTGCGCCTTCGACGGCTACCCGGAGCTGAGTGTGTACATCGGCAAGGGGCCGTCGGCCGACTCCAGGCCGAAGAAGCCCACGCCCGTCCATCTGGTGCTGAAGCCGGGCCACAGCATCGCGATCCCGGTCTTCTACGACGCGGTCGGCTCTCCGTCCGGGTCCTGTGAGGTCATGGCCGATTACGACCCACGTGTCGACGTACGGCCCCCGCACCCCACGACGCACGACTACGGCTCCCGTGTGCAACTGACCGATGCGAAGGGGCACCACCGGCGGGCCCAGGTGTGTGACCTCGACATGCTGCTGGGCGCCCCCGAACTAAACTGA